ACGGCACTCCTCGATAAGCTAGTCCAGCACATCACACGCTACAATCTCCTGACGGAGCAGACCATACGCAAGCTGGCTACGGGCGAGGAGCTCCCCGAGGTCAAGGTAGCGCCCAACCATCTGCTCTATGGAGCGAGAGGACGTAGTATAGGTTACCGAGGTGCTCACCAGCGTGAGATGGTGGAGGCCATAGCAGATCACGATATGCTCTTTGCGATCGGGCCTGCGGGTACTGGTAAGACCTACATAGCGATAGCACTAGCAGTCAAGGCTCTTAAGGAGAAGCAGGTACGTCGTATCATACTCTCGCGTCCGGCTGTCGAGGCGGGCGAGAAGCTGGGCTTCCTACCAGGAGAACTGAAGGACAAGCTCGACCCTTATCTCCAGCCTCTCTACGATGCGCTCGAGGAGATGATCCCGACACAGCGCCTACGCACCTATATGGAGAGCGATGTGATACAGATCGCTCCGTTAGCCTATATGCGTGGTCGTACGCTCAATGATGCTGTCGTCATACTAGACGAGGCGCAGAATACGACCCACCATCAGATGAAGATGTTTCTCACGCGTCTCGGACGCAATAGCAAGATGATTATCACGGGCG
The sequence above is a segment of the Porphyromonas vaginalis genome. Coding sequences within it:
- a CDS encoding PhoH family protein, with the translated sequence MTERLYILEEIDPAVLYGPNREYLLLLRNLYPKLRIVAHDRIIKILGDTTDIQLLTALLDKLVQHITRYNLLTEQTIRKLATGEELPEVKVAPNHLLYGARGRSIGYRGAHQREMVEAIADHDMLFAIGPAGTGKTYIAIALAVKALKEKQVRRIILSRPAVEAGEKLGFLPGELKDKLDPYLQPLYDALEEMIPTQRLRTYMESDVIQIAPLAYMRGRTLNDAVVILDEAQNTTHHQMKMFLTRLGRNSKMIITGDLSQVDLPRGVTSGLRIAERILSDVEQIPFVYFDAQDIVRHPIVQLVVDAYDRNEHQALQGGRPTQETRQQQDIDLDKDQSKDS